A single genomic interval of Prunus dulcis chromosome 5, ALMONDv2, whole genome shotgun sequence harbors:
- the LOC117628845 gene encoding G-box-binding factor 3-like, translating to MDQDVKKKLKGLDGTAVPVGYDSLKDTGHPVLEASKSLEQNIDGLTDGSDGNTKEDNHHTQRNNGSGSMRFADNDVKVHTQVRPTTNGEVNENSTNASGTGPPAGFLGVSLRSPYEKIGISTAFVAPSAGAGLPFDAMVLDERQVKREKRKQANRESARRSRMRKQAEYEELVRTFESLNTEKMALKSKLEELKGDSEKLRLENATLMEKLKHAQVVPKGGIASVEIEVDLDLPTGTENILSNLGSVSRNAQLDCEAHESSMSETKLHAVAAR from the exons ATGGACCAAGATgtgaaaaagaagttgaaggGATTAGATGGAACTGCAGTGCCAGTTGGGTACGACAGTCTCAAGGATACCGGGCACCCAGTCCTTGAGGCATCAAAAAG TTtggaacaaaatattgatggttTGACAGATGGCAGTGATGGCAACACTAAA GAAGACAACCACCACACTCAAAGGAACAATGGGTCTGGAAGCATGCGATTTGCTG ATAATGATGTGAAAGTCCATACTCAGGTCAGGCCTACAACTAATGGGGAAGTGAATGAGAATTCCACAAATGCTTCTGGTACTGGACCTCCTGCTGGTTTTTTGGGAGTATCTCTTCGTTCCCCATATGAGAAAATAGGAATTAGCACAGCTTTTGTTGCTCCTTCCGCTGGTGCAGGGTTGCCTTTTGATGCAATGGTTCTG GATGAAAGGCAGGTCAAACGAGAGAAAAGGAAGCAGGCTAACAGAGAATCTGCAAGGAGATCTAGGATGAGGAAGCAGGCTGAATATGAGGAACTGGTGAGGACATTTGAATCGTTAAACACAGAGAAAATGGCCCTTAAATCTAAACTAGAAGAACTGAAAGGGGATTCAGAGAAATTGAGGCTTGAAAATGCCACATTAATG GAGAAGCTGAAACATGCACAGGTAGTGCCGAAAGGAGGGATTGCTTCAGTCGAGATTGAAGTAGACTTGGACCTGCCAACTGGTACTGAGAACATACTTAGCAATTTGGGTTCTGTAAGCAGGAATGCTCAGCTGGATTGTGAGGCACATGAAAGTTCTATGTCTGAAACCAAGCTCCATGCTGTTGCTGCCAGATGA
- the LOC117628794 gene encoding putative glucose-6-phosphate 1-epimerase, whose amino-acid sequence MNHSGATSDQRAAVEVSKDKSGIDQVLLHNPRGASVQVSLHGGQVLSWRTERGEELLFISSKAIFKPPKAVRGGIPICFPQVGNGSLEQHGFARNRIWVIDNDPPPLHPNDSNGKAYIDLLLKPSEEDLKIWPHSFEFRLRVSLAAEGYLTLISRIRNINCKPFSFSFAYHPYFSISDISEVRIEGLETLDYLDNLFQKERFTEQGDALTFESEVDRAYLRSKDVIAVFDHEKKRTFAVRKEGLPDVVVWNPWEKRSKAIVDLGDEEYKQMLCVNGASIEKPITLKPGEEWTGRLELSVVPSS is encoded by the exons ATGAATCATTCTGGAGCAACCAGTGATCAGAGAGCAGCAGTTGAAGTCTCAAAGGACAAGAGTGGAATTGACCAAGTCCTGCTTCATAACCCTCGAGGAGCTTCCGTTCAG GTTAGCTTGCACGGAGGCCAGGTTCTTTCCTGGAGGACTGAACGTGGTGAAGAACTGTTATTCATTAGTAGCAAG GCAATCTTTAAACCACCAAAAGCAGTGCGAGGAGGAATTCCAATCTGTTTTCCACAG GTTGGAAATGGATCATTGGAGCAACACGGGTTTGCCAGGAACAGGATTTGGGTCATTGACAATGATCCTCCACCTCTACATCCTAATGATTCCAATGGCAAAGCCTACATTGACTTGCTGCTCAAACCATCCGAAGAAGATCTGAAGATTTGGCCACATAG TTTCGAGTTTCGTCTTAGAGTGTCACTGGCAGCAGAAGGGTATCTAACCCTGATATCGCGTATCAGGAACATCAATTGCAAGCCCTTCAGTTTTTCATTTGCGTATCATCCATATTTCTCCATTTCTGATATCAG CGAAGTGAGGATTGAGGGCTTGGAGACTCTTGACTACCTAGACAACCTATTTCAGAAGGAGCGATTTACAGAACAAGGTGATGCCTTAACATTTGAATCTGAG GTCGACCGGGCTTATCTTAGGTCTAAAGATGTGATAGCTGTTTTCGATCATGAAAAGAAGAGGACATTCGCCGTACGAAAGGAGGGACTTCCAGATGTTG TTGTTTGGAATCCATGGGAGAAGAGATCCAAAGCCATAGTAGATCTTGGAGATGAAGAGTATAAACAGATGCTTTGTGTTAATGGAGCATCAATTGAGAAGCCAATCACCTTGAAGCCTGGTGAAGAATGGACTGGCAGATTGGAGCTCTCTGTTGTTCCTTCAAGTTAA